A stretch of the Pantoea nemavictus genome encodes the following:
- a CDS encoding RepB family plasmid replication initiator protein: protein MADKESENKALLEPFLSVTKNSGEVIQLHPNKNNTVQPVALMRLGLFVPTLKSTARGKSGAMASTDATKELKNLSLVKSEGYEKITITGARLDMDNDFKTWAGIIQSFSRYPSKGDTVTLPFIDFVKMCGIPSANSSAALRKRLDASLRRIATNTLSFEGNGKAYHTHLVQSAYYDREKDLVRIQADPKLFELYNFDHKVLLQLRAISRLKRKESAQALYTYLESLPTNPAPISLARLRMRLNLGSKTTTQNHVVRRAMEQLKEIGYLDYSEVKRGRSVFFIIHSRTPKLDGISNLESIDSLEDIEFEE from the coding sequence ATGGCAGATAAAGAGAGTGAAAACAAGGCGTTACTCGAGCCTTTTCTGTCGGTGACAAAAAACAGTGGTGAAGTTATTCAACTGCACCCAAATAAAAATAACACCGTACAACCGGTCGCTTTGATGCGCCTGGGTCTGTTTGTTCCTACATTGAAATCAACTGCGCGCGGTAAGTCCGGTGCGATGGCATCGACAGATGCGACAAAAGAGTTGAAGAACCTTTCACTGGTGAAGTCTGAAGGCTATGAAAAGATTACCATTACCGGCGCAAGGCTGGATATGGATAATGATTTCAAAACCTGGGCTGGCATCATTCAGTCTTTCTCGCGTTATCCCTCAAAGGGCGATACCGTGACGCTGCCGTTCATCGATTTTGTTAAGATGTGCGGGATCCCGTCAGCGAACTCGTCAGCAGCGCTACGTAAGCGTTTAGATGCTTCTTTGCGACGCATCGCAACCAACACGTTATCCTTTGAAGGTAATGGCAAAGCCTATCACACTCACCTTGTGCAATCGGCGTATTACGATCGTGAGAAGGATCTGGTGCGAATCCAGGCCGATCCAAAGCTATTTGAACTGTATAACTTTGACCACAAGGTGTTGTTACAGCTGCGTGCGATTTCACGCCTCAAACGCAAAGAGTCGGCGCAAGCGTTATACACCTATCTTGAAAGTCTGCCGACGAACCCCGCGCCGATTTCACTTGCTCGTTTGCGTATGCGACTCAATCTTGGTTCTAAGACTACAACGCAGAATCACGTGGTTCGACGTGCAATGGAGCAACTGAAAGAGATTGGCTATCTCGACTACTCGGAAGTGAAACGTGGCCGCTCGGTGTTTTTTATCATTCATAGCAGAACACCAAAACTTGATGGCATTAGCAATCTTGAAAGCATCGATTCGCTGGAAGATATCGAGTTTGAAGAGTGA
- a CDS encoding aldehyde dehydrogenase family protein codes for MTDNVISRNPTNGEIIATYPLQSPAQLQSALQESANAFAEWRYTAMPQRVKVLRQLSEQIRQRQDELATMATLEMGKPIAQARAEVLKCANLCDWYAEHGPAILADKPTLVENQQAWQSFRPLGVILAVMPWNFPYWQVLRGAVSMLLAGNTYVLKHAPSVMGSANLMTSLFDATDLPKGGFTVINVDNDGVSAAIKDPRIAAVAVTGSVRAGGAIAAQAGAVLKKTVLELGGADPFIVLADADLDAAVASAVTGRYQNTGQVCMAAKRFIIEESVAEAFEARFSAAVQALKIGDPLDEETYIGPMARYDLRDELDNQVQQTIREGARLVLGGHKIDGVGNYYAPTILADVTPAMTAFQQEIFGPVAAITVARDAQHALELANNSEFGLSATVWSSNEAVANELAEKLETGAVFINGNGASDPRVAIGGVKKSGYGRELSSFGVHEFCNIQTVWKNRR; via the coding sequence ATGACTGACAACGTTATTTCTCGCAATCCGACCAACGGCGAAATCATTGCGACCTATCCGCTGCAAAGCCCAGCTCAGCTTCAATCTGCACTGCAAGAAAGCGCAAATGCATTCGCTGAATGGCGTTACACCGCAATGCCACAACGTGTAAAAGTATTGCGTCAGCTGTCAGAGCAAATTCGTCAGCGTCAGGATGAGCTGGCAACAATGGCCACACTGGAAATGGGCAAGCCCATCGCTCAGGCGCGCGCTGAAGTTCTTAAGTGCGCCAACCTTTGTGACTGGTACGCAGAGCATGGTCCCGCGATCCTCGCCGACAAACCGACGCTGGTAGAAAATCAGCAGGCATGGCAGTCATTTCGACCGCTAGGTGTGATCCTCGCAGTCATGCCGTGGAACTTCCCTTATTGGCAAGTGCTGCGTGGCGCAGTGAGCATGCTGCTGGCCGGTAATACCTATGTGCTAAAACATGCGCCAAGCGTCATGGGATCAGCGAATCTGATGACTTCACTGTTTGATGCGACCGATCTGCCAAAAGGTGGATTCACCGTAATTAACGTCGACAACGATGGTGTCTCTGCCGCGATCAAGGATCCGCGCATTGCCGCGGTAGCGGTCACCGGCAGCGTACGTGCTGGTGGCGCAATTGCAGCACAAGCCGGTGCGGTACTAAAGAAAACGGTATTAGAGTTGGGCGGCGCGGATCCTTTCATTGTACTGGCAGATGCAGACCTCGATGCTGCAGTGGCCTCAGCGGTCACAGGACGCTACCAGAACACCGGACAGGTCTGCATGGCAGCCAAGCGCTTCATCATTGAAGAAAGCGTCGCAGAAGCGTTTGAGGCGCGTTTCAGCGCAGCGGTTCAGGCACTGAAGATCGGCGATCCTTTAGATGAAGAAACCTACATCGGCCCAATGGCGCGTTACGATCTGCGCGATGAACTCGATAATCAGGTTCAGCAAACCATCAGAGAAGGTGCGCGTTTAGTGTTAGGTGGTCATAAGATCGATGGCGTTGGTAACTATTACGCTCCAACGATCCTTGCAGATGTCACGCCAGCCATGACCGCTTTCCAGCAGGAAATTTTTGGCCCAGTTGCCGCAATTACCGTAGCGCGAGATGCGCAGCACGCGCTTGAACTGGCCAATAACAGCGAATTCGGCCTGAGCGCCACGGTGTGGAGTAGTAATGAAGCCGTTGCTAATGAACTGGCAGAAAAGCTGGAAACTGGCGCGGTCTTCATCAACGGCAATGGCGCATCGGATCCGCGTGTCGCTATTGGTGGCGTGAAGAAAAGCGGCTATGGCCGTGAGCTATCAAGTTTTGGTGTCCATGAGTTCTGTAACATTCAAACCGTGTGGAAAAACCGCCGTTAA
- a CDS encoding nucleoside permease, producing MKTTIPKLSFMMFLQWFIWGAWFVPLWAFLSKNGFSPVEIAWCYACTSIAAILSPILVGSLADRFFQAQKVLSLLTIVGSILMFLAAQQTYFSGFFPLLLLYALTYMPTIALTNSIAFSHVADVERDYPRIRVMGTIGWIASGIICGFLPPLLGYGDISASNVPLLITSASSLLLGIFALTLPATEPKSSGKFSLRVALGLDALHLLKDRSFLVFFICSFLFSMPLAFYYIFAEGYLTEVGLPHATGWMTLGQVSEIFFLLALPFFIKRFGIGKVLLLGLTTAALRYVFFVFGGDQNMLTYGLLFMGILLHGVSYDFYFITAYIYVDKKAPVAMRNAAQGLITLACQGIGSLLGYRLGGYLMQEMFAYDQPRNGQTFNWAGMWMFGSVMIVIITIAFIVLFRDGKKRSDELTAFDNSATAESHK from the coding sequence ATGAAAACAACAATCCCAAAACTGTCATTCATGATGTTTCTTCAATGGTTTATCTGGGGCGCATGGTTTGTGCCGCTCTGGGCATTTCTCAGCAAAAACGGCTTCTCGCCGGTTGAGATCGCCTGGTGCTACGCCTGCACCTCGATAGCTGCCATCCTGTCACCGATCCTGGTAGGATCGCTGGCCGATCGCTTCTTCCAGGCACAGAAAGTACTGTCGCTACTGACCATCGTCGGATCGATTCTGATGTTTCTTGCCGCCCAGCAAACGTATTTCAGCGGCTTCTTCCCTTTGCTGTTGCTGTATGCACTCACTTATATGCCAACCATTGCGCTCACCAACAGCATCGCTTTTTCGCATGTCGCTGATGTGGAGCGTGATTATCCCCGCATTCGTGTGATGGGGACGATTGGCTGGATCGCGTCTGGCATCATTTGCGGTTTTCTGCCGCCGCTGCTGGGATATGGCGATATCTCCGCAAGTAATGTGCCGCTATTGATCACCTCCGCCAGCTCACTGTTACTGGGCATTTTCGCACTGACACTGCCCGCAACGGAGCCAAAAAGTAGCGGAAAATTCAGCCTGCGCGTAGCGCTTGGCCTGGATGCGTTGCATTTGCTCAAAGATCGTAGCTTCCTCGTCTTCTTCATCTGTTCGTTCCTGTTCAGCATGCCGCTGGCGTTCTACTACATCTTTGCTGAAGGCTATCTGACTGAAGTCGGCTTGCCGCACGCGACCGGCTGGATGACGCTTGGACAGGTATCTGAAATCTTCTTCCTGCTGGCGCTGCCCTTCTTCATTAAGCGCTTTGGCATCGGCAAAGTGCTGCTGCTGGGGTTAACCACCGCTGCACTGCGCTATGTGTTCTTTGTGTTCGGCGGCGATCAAAACATGCTGACTTACGGTTTGCTGTTTATGGGCATTCTGCTGCATGGCGTCAGCTACGATTTCTACTTCATTACGGCCTATATCTACGTTGATAAGAAAGCGCCCGTAGCGATGCGCAATGCCGCGCAAGGTTTGATAACGCTCGCCTGCCAGGGCATCGGCAGCCTGCTCGGTTATCGTCTTGGCGGCTATCTGATGCAGGAAATGTTCGCCTATGACCAGCCGCGCAATGGCCAGACGTTCAACTGGGCGGGCATGTGGATGTTTGGCAGCGTGATGATTGTGATAATCACCATCGCCTTTATTGTGCTGTTCCGCGACGGCAAAAAACGCAGCGATGAATTGACCGCTTTTGATAACTCAGCAACTGCTGAAAGCCATAAATAA
- a CDS encoding ADP-ribosylglycohydrolase family protein, translating to MTMTLQEKRILGAFYGQALGDAMGMPSELWPRSRVKQHFGWIDRFLPGPAENNAACYFGRASFTDDTSMALALADAIVTHHGEINAETIGANILHWAESFDAFNKNVLGPTSKIALNAMKAGTPVSQLENNGMTNGAAMRVSPLGCLLPARDLSAFIDAVALASSPTHKSDVAISGATVIAWAVSRAIDGASWATICDELPAVARTAQEKRVTTFSASMAARLELALGVVKQGRGVESSMQQIYDLVGTGTSTIESVPAAIAMVELAETDPNRCAILCANLGGDTDTIGAMAVAICGALHGIDSIDTELKAELDAANALDFTRYSQAFLVFRQQREAAYADA from the coding sequence ATGACGATGACACTGCAAGAAAAACGGATTTTAGGCGCGTTTTATGGCCAGGCGCTGGGCGATGCGATGGGCATGCCATCAGAATTATGGCCGCGATCGCGCGTGAAACAACATTTTGGCTGGATCGATCGTTTCCTGCCCGGTCCGGCAGAAAATAACGCCGCCTGTTACTTTGGACGCGCATCTTTCACTGACGATACGTCGATGGCGCTGGCATTAGCTGATGCGATCGTGACTCATCATGGCGAGATCAATGCGGAAACCATTGGCGCGAATATTTTGCACTGGGCGGAGTCGTTTGATGCCTTCAATAAAAACGTACTGGGGCCAACATCAAAAATCGCGCTTAATGCCATGAAAGCCGGTACGCCGGTGTCGCAGCTGGAAAATAATGGTATGACCAACGGCGCGGCAATGCGCGTCTCGCCGCTCGGTTGCCTGCTACCAGCCCGTGATCTCTCCGCTTTTATTGATGCCGTCGCGCTGGCATCGAGCCCAACGCATAAATCAGATGTTGCGATTTCCGGTGCTACGGTGATTGCCTGGGCGGTGTCGCGCGCTATTGATGGCGCTAGCTGGGCAACCATCTGCGATGAACTACCAGCCGTCGCGCGTACGGCGCAGGAAAAGCGCGTGACTACCTTTAGCGCGTCAATGGCGGCGCGTCTGGAGCTGGCGTTGGGCGTGGTTAAGCAGGGCAGGGGCGTGGAATCCAGCATGCAGCAGATTTACGATCTGGTCGGCACCGGCACCAGCACTATTGAATCGGTACCGGCAGCGATTGCCATGGTGGAGCTGGCAGAAACCGATCCTAATCGCTGTGCGATTCTCTGCGCTAACCTCGGCGGCGATACCGACACGATTGGCGCGATGGCGGTGGCTATTTGCGGCGCGTTACACGGTATCGATAGCATTGATACTGAGCTGAAAGCCGAACTTGATGCCGCTAACGCACTGGATTTCACGCGCTACAGCCAAGCCTTTCTCGTTTTCCGCCAGCAGCGCGAGGCCGCTTATGCTGACGCCTGA
- a CDS encoding PfkB family carbohydrate kinase, protein MLTPDDLQRLEAHLPVCVIGAAVVDVIADAYSLPHRGSDIELHQQGVNVGGCALNVAIALHRLAIPSTNALPLGNGIWASIVRQKLTEYGIHSVLETAKGDNGWCLALVEPDGERTFLSVSGVENQWDAALLSSLPQPANRWIYLSGYQLTSKSGEVLIDWLEQQTQPYQLLVDFGPRLADIANTHFDRIMACHPLITVNRQEAELLWHERLDEHQAFDVQQLMTRWQQRFDAALVVRLDSEGAGFVDADAQGWIPALPTQVVDTIGAGDSHAGGLLAGLASGWSLAKSVALGNIVASYVVSQRGGDCAPDRATLSNYWQQRLTQQ, encoded by the coding sequence ATGCTGACGCCTGACGATTTGCAGCGGCTTGAAGCGCACCTGCCGGTGTGCGTAATTGGTGCGGCAGTGGTGGATGTGATTGCCGATGCGTACTCGTTGCCGCATCGCGGCAGCGATATCGAGCTCCACCAGCAGGGCGTCAATGTAGGCGGCTGTGCATTGAATGTAGCGATTGCGCTGCATCGACTCGCTATTCCATCAACCAACGCGCTGCCGCTCGGCAATGGCATCTGGGCGAGCATCGTGCGGCAGAAGCTAACGGAATACGGGATTCACAGCGTACTGGAAACAGCGAAAGGCGATAACGGTTGGTGCCTGGCATTAGTTGAACCGGATGGCGAGCGCACCTTTCTTTCAGTAAGCGGCGTGGAAAACCAGTGGGATGCTGCACTGCTCAGCTCGCTGCCGCAGCCGGCTAATCGCTGGATCTACCTTTCAGGTTATCAACTCACCAGCAAAAGCGGTGAAGTGCTGATCGATTGGCTGGAGCAGCAAACTCAGCCCTATCAGCTGCTGGTGGATTTTGGACCACGGCTGGCTGATATCGCTAATACACATTTTGATCGCATTATGGCCTGCCATCCACTGATTACAGTGAACAGACAGGAAGCAGAACTGCTGTGGCATGAACGTCTCGATGAGCATCAAGCCTTTGATGTGCAGCAGTTAATGACGCGCTGGCAGCAGCGTTTTGATGCTGCGCTGGTGGTGCGGCTTGATAGCGAAGGTGCGGGTTTCGTTGACGCTGACGCTCAGGGCTGGATACCGGCGCTGCCGACTCAGGTCGTTGACACCATTGGTGCAGGCGACAGCCACGCTGGTGGTCTATTGGCGGGATTGGCTTCAGGTTGGTCGCTGGCGAAGAGCGTCGCGCTGGGCAACATCGTCGCATCTTATGTGGTTTCACAACGCGGCGGCGACTGCGCGCCTGATCGCGCCACGTTAAGCAACTATTGGCAGCAGCGCCTTACTCAGCAATAA
- a CDS encoding GntR family transcriptional regulator, whose protein sequence is MTDPTALFSRLTSTLADESRTPLYKRFASAIKDAVRDGVLVHEEILPSEREFSQSLSISRITVRKAMDALEKEGVVLRSRGYGTQICSQFEYSLKEPKGLSQQAVLRGKKPDTVWINKSKIHCSAEIAGKLGVSIGSEVFLLKRIRYVDQQAVSVEESWVPARLIADVDEIGISLYDYFHQQQILPVKSQSRVSARMPDEALQQQIALPDNVPILVIKQLALDAQGNPLEYSISYCRSDMYVFIAE, encoded by the coding sequence ATGACCGACCCAACAGCACTATTTTCGCGGCTTACTTCTACCCTTGCCGATGAGAGCCGCACGCCGCTGTACAAACGCTTCGCTAGCGCGATTAAAGATGCGGTGCGCGATGGCGTGCTGGTGCATGAAGAGATCCTGCCGAGTGAACGCGAATTCAGTCAATCGCTGAGTATTTCGCGTATTACGGTCCGTAAGGCCATGGATGCACTGGAAAAAGAGGGGGTGGTGCTGCGCTCACGCGGCTACGGCACGCAGATTTGCAGCCAGTTTGAGTATTCACTGAAAGAGCCGAAAGGTTTGTCGCAACAAGCGGTATTACGCGGTAAGAAGCCGGATACGGTGTGGATTAACAAAAGTAAAATCCACTGTAGCGCCGAAATTGCCGGTAAGCTGGGCGTGAGTATAGGCAGTGAGGTTTTTCTGCTGAAGCGAATTCGCTATGTTGATCAACAGGCGGTGTCCGTTGAAGAATCCTGGGTGCCGGCGCGCTTGATCGCTGATGTAGATGAGATTGGTATTTCGCTTTACGACTATTTCCACCAGCAGCAAATCCTGCCGGTGAAATCGCAAAGTAGAGTGAGTGCTCGCATGCCTGATGAGGCGCTCCAGCAGCAGATCGCCTTGCCCGACAACGTACCCATTTTGGTTATTAAGCAGCTGGCGTTGGATGCGCAGGGCAATCCGCTGGAGTACAGCATTAGCTACTGTCGTAGCGACATGTATGTGTTTATTGCTGAGTAA
- a CDS encoding tautomerase family protein: MPEIVVYAAEGRTVEQKKKLLRAVTAAVADSFEIDANSVTVSIIETPKHHKSKGGVPFDER, from the coding sequence ATGCCAGAAATCGTTGTTTATGCGGCAGAAGGTCGCACCGTGGAGCAGAAGAAAAAGTTATTAAGGGCCGTCACCGCAGCGGTGGCGGATTCGTTCGAGATCGATGCCAATTCGGTGACGGTTTCCATCATCGAAACGCCAAAACACCATAAGTCAAAAGGCGGCGTGCCGTTTGATGAGCGTTGA